From a single Ooceraea biroi isolate clonal line C1 chromosome 12, Obir_v5.4, whole genome shotgun sequence genomic region:
- the LOC105278813 gene encoding MOB kinase activator 1B encodes MSFLFGSRSSKTFKPKKNIPEGTHQYDLMKHAAATLGSGNLRLAVMLPEGEDLNEWVAVNTVDFFNQINMLYGTITEFCTEESCPIMSAGPKYEYHWADGHTVKKPIKCSAPKYIDYLMTWVQDQLDDEALFPSKIGVPFPKNFLSIAKTILKRLFRVYAHIYHQHFSEVVQLGEEAHLNTSFKHFIFFVQEFNLIDRRELAPLQELIEKLTAKDAR; translated from the exons ATGAGCTTCCTGTT CGGAAGCAGGTCTTCCAAGACCTTCAAACCAAAGAAGAACATCCCGGAGGGTACTCATCAGTATGACCTGATGAAGCACGCCGCCGCCACGTTGGGTTCCGGGAATCTACGGCTAGCCGTCATGCTTCCTGAAGGAGAGGACCTGAACGAGTGGGTGGCCGTCAACA CTGTCGATTTCTTCAATCAAATCAACATGTTGTACGGCACCATCACGGAGTTCTGCACGGAGGAGAGCTGTCCCATCATGTCGGCGGGACCCAAGTACGAGTACCACTGGGCGGACGGTCACACGGTGAAGAAGCCCATCAAGTGCTCGGCGCCCAAGTACATAGACTACCTGATGACCTGGGTGCAGGATCAGCTGGACGACGAGGCTCTCTTTCCGTCGAAGATCG GTGTCCCCTTCCCCAAGAATTTCCTGTCGATCGCCAAGACCATCCTGAAGCGATTGTTCCGAGTTTACGCGCACATCTACCATCAGCACTTCAGCGAGGTGGTGCAGCTCGGGGAGGAGGCGCATCTCAACACGTCGTTCAAGCACTTCATCTTCTTCGTTCAG GAGTTCAATCTAATCGACAGAAGAGAACTGGCGCCGCTGCAGGAGCTGATAGAGAAACTGACGGCGAAGGACGCGCGATGA
- the LOC105278815 gene encoding fatty-acid amide hydrolase 2, protein MGALTTVTSTVIRCAFFLLFCLLGPFCKLRGLRKRRRCPPIGNQLLLQSATEIARKIRTREVSCEEVITAYVARCKEVNPLINAIVEDRFEAAVREAREIDIFLGSTTMDEASIASEKPLLGLPITVKESIAVQGMSNCVGVKDTPSRATRDADVVARVREAGGIPLLVSNTPEMCMWWHTFNKVTGTTRNPYDTRRTAGGSSGGEAALLGAGASLLGMGSDIAGSVRVPALFCGIFSHKPTPDWVSVEGHKPSATDENWSSFLTIGAMVRYATDLPLLLSAMAQSDNAKIGFNRSKKTSLKDMKFFYMDDIGSIATSRVNSDMRNAIYKLKKHLEDAYDVKVQKGNLKGMKKSFELSSGILLNIKNVYSAFDRTDDPKKSKSVLAEILRYILFMSPHSFPVIYYGILKRIGEAIPRSTYNNMLEKQAQLKKQFKELLGDNGVLIFPSFTCPAIYPQEITYNVGNFTYLMVFNMLGLPVTQCPLGYDKNQLPVGLQIVANPDCDHLTLALAQEIERTFGGWREPTQNKNSVSNEA, encoded by the exons ATG GGAGCTTTGACAACGGTGACGAGTACGGTAATAAGATGCGCCTTTTTCCTACTGTTCTGCCTGCTGGGGCCGTTCTGCAAATTGCGCGGCCTGAGGAAGAGACGGCGGTGCCCGCCGATCGGGAATCAGCTCTTGCTGCAATCGGCGACGGAGATCGCGCGAAAGATCCGCACGAGAGAG GTCAGCTGCGAGGAGGTGATCACCGCGTACGTGGCGCGATGCAAGGAGGTGAATCCGTTGATCAACGCGATCGTGGAGGACCGCTTCGAGGCGGCCGTTCGAGAGGCACGCGAGATCGATATTTTCCTCGGGTCGACGACGATGGACGAGGCCAGCATCGCGAGCGAGAAGCCGCTGCTCGGACTGCCGATCACCGTTAAAGAAAGCATTGCCGTTCAAG GGATGAGCAACTGCGTGGGGGTGAAGGACACTCCTTCGAGGGCGACgcgcgacgccgacgtcgTGGCGAGGGTCCGTGAGGCCGGCGGGATTCCTCTCCTCGTCAGCAACACGCCGGAGATGTGCATGTGGTGGCACACGTTCAACAAGGTCACCGGCACCACCAGGAATCCTTACGACACGCGCAGGACTGCCGGCGGCTCTTCCGGTGGCGAG GCTGCCCTTCTAGGCGCGGGAGCCTCCCTTCTGGGCATGGGCTCGGACATCGCTGGATCGGTCAGAGTTCCGGCGCTATTCTGCGGCATCTTCAGTCACAAACCTACGCCCG ACTGGGTCTCGGTAGAAGGCCACAAACCCAGCGCGACTGACGAGAACTGGAGTTCGTTTCTCACGATCGGTGCGATGGTCAGGTATGCTACGGATCTGCCACTCCTGCTGAGTGCGATGGCGCAATCCGACAACGCGAAAATCGGATTCAACCGATCGAAGAAG ACGTCTCTGAAGGATATGAAGTTCTTTTATATGGACGACATTGGCTCGATCGCCACGAGTCGCGTGAACAGCGACATGAGAAACGCAATTTACAAGCTGAAGAAACATTTGGAGGACGCATATGATGTCAAAGTGCAAAAG GGAAATTTGAAAGGCATGAAGAAGTCTTTCGAATTAAGCTCAGGGATTCTCCTcaacattaaaaatgtatattcgGCCTTTGATCGCACGGACGATCCCAAG aaatcgaAGAGCGTGCTCGCCGAGATACTCAGGTATATCCTCTTCATGTCGCCGCACAGTTTCCCCGTCATATATTACGGAATATTGAAGAGGATCGGCGAGGCAATCCCGCGCTCGACTTACAACAATATGTTGGAAAAACAAGCGCAGTTGAAGAAGCAGTTCAAG GAGCTGCTAGGTGACAACGGCGTTCTGATATTTCCGTCGTTCACCTGTCCGGCGATCTATCCTCAAGAAATTACATACAACGTCGGGAATTTTACTTACTTGATGGTCTTCAACATGCTGGGTCTTCCGGTGACGCAGTGCCCGCTCGGTTACGACAAGAATCAATTGCCGGTCGGACTTCAG ATTGTTGCGAATCCAGACTGCGATCATCTGACGCTCGCTCTTGCCCAGGAAATCGAGAGGACGTTTGGCGGCTGGCGAGAACCGACGCAGAATAAGAACTCCGTCTCCAACGAGGCGTGA